The Coregonus clupeaformis isolate EN_2021a unplaced genomic scaffold, ASM2061545v1 scaf0269, whole genome shotgun sequence DNA window gccagatgagacctaactctaacccagctccagccagctaccataaccccacagagccagatgagacctaactataacccagccccagccagctaccataaccccacagagccagatgagacccaactctaacccagtcccagccagctaccataaccccacagagccagatgagccccaactctaacccagcccctgccagctaccataaccccacagagccagatgagacctaactctaacccagcccTAGCCTGCCAGcaaccataaccccacagagccagatgagacccaactctaacccagccccagccagctaccataaccccacagagccagatgagacccaactctaacccagccccagccagctaccataaccccacagagccagatgagacaactctaacccagcccctgccagctaccataaccccacagagccagatgagacctaactctaacccagcccctgccagctaccataaccccacagagccagatgagacccAACTCTAGCCCAGTCCcagccagctaccataaccccacagagccagatgagacctaactctaacccagcccctgccagctaccataaccccacagagccagatgagacccaactttaacccagccccagccagccagctaccataaccccacagagctagatgagacctaactctaacccagccccagccagccagcaaccataaccccacagagccagatgagccCCAATTCTAACCCAGCCCTagccagctaccataaccccacagagccagatgagacccAACTCCTAACCCAGCCCCtgccagctaccataaccccacagagccagatgagacccaactctaacccagccccagccagctaccataaccccacagagccagatgagccCCAATtctaacccagccccagccagctaccataaccccacagagccagatgagacccaactctaacccagccccagccagccagcaaccataaccccacagagccagatgagacccaactctaacccagccccagccagccagcaaccataaccccacagagccagatgagacccaactctaacccagccccagccagccagcaaccataaccccacagagccagatgagcACCAATtctaacccagccccagccagctaccataaccccacagagccagatgagccccaactctaacccagcccctgccagctaccataaccccacagagccagatgagacccaactctaacccagccccagccagctaccataaccccacagagccagatgagccccaactctaacccagccccagccagctaccataaccccacagagccagatgagacctaactctaacccatccccagccagccagcaatcataaccccacagagccagatgagacccaactctaacccagccccagccagctaccataaccccacagagccagatgagccccaactctaacccagcccctgccagctaccataaccccacagagccagattagacccaactctaacccagcccctgccagctaccataaccccacagagccagatgagacccaactctaacccagccccagccagccagctaccataaccccacagagccagatgagacctaactctaacccagcccctgccagctaccataaccccacagagccagatgagacccaactctaacccagccccagccagctaccataaccccacagagccagatgagccccaactctaacccagcccctgccagctaccataaccccacagagccagatgagacccaactctaacccagcccctgccagctaccataaccccacagagccagatgagacccAACTCTAACCAAGCACCtgccagctaccataaccccacagagccagatgagacctaactctaacccatccccagccagccagcaaccgtaaccccacagagccagatgagacctAACTATAACCCAGCCCCtgccagctaccataaccccgcagagccagatgagacccaactctaacccagccccagccagctaccataaccccacagagctagatgagacctaactctaacccagccccagccagccagcaaccataaccccacagagccagatgagcACCAATtctaacccagccccagccagctaccataaccccacagagccagatgagacccaactctaacccagccccttccagctaccataaccccacagagccagatgagacccaactctaacccagccccagccagctaccataaccccacagagccagatgagacccAACTCTAGCCCAGTCCcagccagctaccataaccccacagagccagatgagacccAACTCTAGCCCAGTCCCAGCCaactaccataaccccacagagctaGATGAGACCTAACTCTGACCCAGCCCCtgccagctaccataaccccacagagccagattagacccaactctaacccagccccagccagccagctaccataaccccacagagccagatgagacctaactctaacccagccctagccaactaccataaccccacagagctagatgagacctaactctaacccagccccagccagctaccataaccccacagagctagatgagacctaactctaacccagccccagccagccagcaaccataaccccacagagccagatgagccCCAATtctaacccagccccagccagctaccataaccccacagagccagatgagacccaattctaacccagccctagccaactaccataaccccacagagccagatgagacccaattctaacccagccctagccaactaccataaccccacagagccagatgagacccaactctaacccagccctagccaactaccataaccccacagagccagatgagacccaactctaacccagccctagccaactaccataaccccacagagctagatgagacctaactctaacccagccccagccagctaccataaccccacagagctagatgagacctaactctaacccagccccagccagccagcaaccataaccccacagagccagatgagccCCAATtctaacccagccccagccagctaccataaccccacagagccagatgagacccaactctaacccagtcccagccagctaccataaccccacagagccagatgatACCCAATTCTAACCCAGCCCTAGCCaactaccataaccccacagagccagatgagacccaattctaacccagccctagccaactaccataaccccacagagccagatgagacccaattctaacccagccctagccaactaccataaccccacagagccagatgagacccaactctaacccagccctagccaactaccataaccccacagagccagatgagacccaactctaacccagccctagccaactaccataaccccacagagccagatgagacccaactctaacccagccccagccagtcagtcaacccCAGATGAGAGCAGGCTTTGTCTGTGGATTTAGATTCTCACGAGGGACCATTCTGCCTCTCCCACACAGTCCTGCACGCTCATTGGCTCACACAGGCACAACCTCATTCCAAACCCCGCCCAATGACAACGCCTGTGGCATTCTCAGCCGCCCACTCACTCGGAGTATGCTGATTAGCTCTCTCTGTATCTAGAATAAAGAAACACAGCTCTCCCACCCAACAGAAACATGACTGAGGTCAAATCCACTCACTGTCCTAGAGAGGGATCtaacacacagaacacaatacctgTCGTCCCCCGGCAGATGGAAGCCCCCCCCGGAGCCGAACATGGACCAGGCCGAAGGAGTCTGGATGGGAGTCAGACTGGGCGGGAACATACCATCTCTATCCTGTAGGGGGGGGCCAGGGGAGCTGGGCTGGGAATTAGACACTCTCaacagagactagagagggagagagtgagagataaagAGGAAGAAACAGTTAGCGTGTGTAAGAGAGTGAACGCTATCAAAAAACCTCTGCTTGGGAATGTAGGAAAGTATGTTGTGTACTCACCCTCCCGGTAGAGTCCACATCCAGGCGTAGAGGGGGGGGGATGTTCCGTGGGCGGGGGCTGGGCAGTGGGGGCGTGGAGTCGACCAATCGTAAGTGGAGTCTGTCCAGGTGTGTGGGGGAGGATGGGCcgctgtggaggaggaggggcttCAGCCCTCCAAACCCCTCCCCATCAGACCCTATTGGCtgggccagcaagtgggaggtaCCCTGAGAGTGCACAAGGTGTCCCGTCCTGAGAGCGCGCACGTGCCCCAGCAGCCCgcctccagcccctcccctctctagACCAATCCCCTCAAGCGACTCCAGAGAGTGGGCGTGTCTCATGCTGTCCATCACCCGTCTAAGCCCCAACCCTTCCTCTCGTTCCAGGAAGTCAGTGCAGGTCCATCGCCCCCGGTGATAGGGTTCTCCGTGGCCCTGGCC harbors:
- the LOC121557771 gene encoding TSC22 domain family protein 1, whose protein sequence is MSGGKKRSGFQITSVTSDYTGSSGEAPPPAQASSQSNPSPQSSSQSTASSQLGPFHQQGSSSQPTTPLSLRKYNSQDAAGQGSRFRVVRLGQGHGEPYHRGRWTCTDFLEREEGLGLRRVMDSMRHAHSLESLEGIGLERGGAGGGLLGHVRALRTGHLVHSQGTSHLLAQPIGSDGEGFGGLKPLLLHSGPSSPTHLDRLHLRLVDSTPPLPSPRPRNIPPPLRLDVDSTGRSLLRVSNSQPSSPGPPLQDRDGMFPPSLTPIQTPSAWSMFGSGGGFHLPGDDSGSSSSMIAIDNKIEQAMDLVKTHLMLAVREEVESLWEQIKELSERNAQLERENYILRTLRDRD